Proteins from a single region of Aureibacter tunicatorum:
- a CDS encoding RtcB family protein — MKKVISTEKRPIKLWLDDIENGALEQAKNLANLPFAFKHIPLMPDSHQGYGMPIGSVLATKEVVVPNAVGVDIGCGMCALPTSLKNIEKDNLKAILGEARKRIPVGMNWHKESQGEERMPEGADSLEIVSQGYNKALKQIGTLGGGNHFVEIQQGSDGHIWLMIHSGSRNLGAKVADHYNKLAKRLNERYFSVVDKKTDLAFLPIETPEAKNYLKEMNYCIEFALANRKLMMERLVEAMQAVLGEFETGEMINKSHNLATWENHFGENVLVHRKGATPAFEGELGMIPGSQGTSSYIVKGLGNPESFKSCSHGAGRKLGRKQAQRTLDLKEEIQYLNDKGIVHAVRNKSDLDEAVSAYKNIDEVMENQKDLAEIVVQLSPLAVLKG; from the coding sequence ATGAAAAAAGTAATCAGCACGGAAAAACGGCCAATCAAACTTTGGCTGGATGATATAGAAAACGGCGCCTTAGAGCAAGCCAAAAACCTTGCGAACCTTCCCTTTGCATTCAAACATATTCCATTGATGCCGGACAGTCATCAAGGCTATGGCATGCCTATAGGCTCGGTATTAGCGACCAAGGAAGTAGTAGTGCCCAATGCTGTCGGCGTTGATATCGGTTGCGGGATGTGCGCATTGCCAACGAGCCTTAAAAATATAGAAAAAGACAATCTTAAAGCGATCTTGGGTGAAGCTCGTAAACGAATTCCTGTTGGAATGAATTGGCATAAAGAATCTCAAGGAGAAGAGCGAATGCCAGAAGGAGCTGACAGCTTGGAAATCGTCTCGCAAGGCTACAACAAAGCTTTGAAGCAAATCGGAACTTTGGGAGGAGGCAACCATTTTGTGGAAATCCAGCAAGGCTCTGACGGACATATTTGGCTGATGATTCACTCTGGAAGCCGTAACCTTGGCGCTAAAGTAGCAGACCATTATAACAAGCTGGCAAAGCGTCTGAATGAAAGGTACTTTTCAGTAGTGGACAAGAAAACGGATTTGGCATTTTTACCCATTGAAACTCCCGAAGCCAAAAACTATCTTAAAGAAATGAACTATTGCATCGAGTTTGCGCTTGCCAATAGAAAATTAATGATGGAGCGTCTAGTAGAAGCTATGCAAGCTGTCTTGGGAGAATTTGAAACAGGAGAAATGATCAATAAATCGCACAATCTGGCGACTTGGGAAAACCATTTTGGCGAAAATGTGCTCGTGCATCGTAAAGGAGCAACTCCTGCCTTTGAGGGCGAACTAGGCATGATACCAGGATCCCAGGGGACGAGTTCATATATCGTCAAAGGATTGGGAAATCCTGAAAGTTTCAAATCTTGTTCTCACGGTGCAGGAAGAAAGCTGGGCAGAAAGCAAGCTCAGCGTACTTTGGATCTGAAAGAAGAAATTCAATACCTGAATGACAAAGGCATCGTACATGCCGTAAGAAACAAAAGCGATCTTGACGAGGCGGTAAGCGCCTACAAAAACATCGACGAAGTCATGGAAAATCAAAAGGACCTTGCCGAAATTGTTGTACAACTTTCGCCATTAGCTGTATTGAAGGGATAA
- a CDS encoding MFS transporter, with protein sequence MNDKTTINAWCAYDWANSAYMLTITSAIFPIYYNASTRSAFNGDTIPFMGLEISNTVLYSYALSFSFLVIVLISPILSGIADYGNLRKPLMKTFTYLGAFSCMGLFFFEGHNINYGITLSILASIGYAGSLVFYNAYLPEICSRDMIDKVSAKGYSWGYIGGVIQLTLSLIVVLSPKTFGITNDSLPAQISFLSVGLWWIIFSQYSFRKLPENNHSVEPQKASTLLKGYQNIHRVWQEIKAKPYIKKYLTAFFCYNMGVQTIMLLAATFGEKTLSLSTGELIGTILAIQFIAVPGSYLFANISRRKSNTYSIIIMLFLWIIVCINAYFVNSAIQFFMLASLVGLIMGGIQSLSRATYSKLIPNENSNNTSYFSFYEITEKLSIVGGTFSFGFIESLTGNMRHSTLLLMFYFIVGIILMFRFKRNARAHQV encoded by the coding sequence ATGAATGACAAAACAACTATCAACGCATGGTGCGCATACGATTGGGCAAATTCCGCATACATGCTTACAATCACATCAGCAATTTTTCCCATTTACTACAATGCCTCGACAAGATCGGCTTTCAATGGAGATACCATTCCATTCATGGGGCTTGAAATCAGCAACACAGTGCTATACTCCTATGCCTTGTCATTTTCATTTTTAGTTATCGTGCTGATTTCACCTATTCTGTCAGGAATTGCCGATTATGGCAATCTGAGAAAACCTCTTATGAAGACTTTTACTTATTTGGGTGCTTTTTCATGCATGGGCTTGTTTTTCTTTGAAGGCCATAATATCAACTATGGAATCACTCTAAGCATATTAGCCAGCATCGGCTATGCTGGTTCATTAGTGTTTTATAATGCATATCTCCCGGAGATTTGCTCAAGAGATATGATTGACAAAGTTAGCGCAAAGGGCTATAGTTGGGGCTACATCGGGGGAGTCATTCAATTAACTCTTAGCTTGATTGTTGTTCTCAGTCCGAAAACTTTCGGTATCACCAACGACTCTCTGCCCGCCCAAATCTCTTTCTTGTCTGTTGGTCTATGGTGGATTATTTTTTCGCAATATTCTTTCCGAAAACTTCCCGAAAACAATCATTCCGTGGAACCACAAAAAGCAAGCACTTTACTGAAAGGATATCAAAATATACATCGTGTATGGCAAGAAATTAAAGCGAAACCTTATATCAAAAAATACTTAACTGCTTTCTTCTGTTATAACATGGGAGTGCAGACTATTATGCTGCTTGCCGCTACCTTCGGCGAAAAGACACTTTCATTAAGCACTGGTGAACTTATTGGAACAATTCTAGCGATCCAATTCATCGCTGTTCCCGGGTCATACCTCTTCGCTAATATCTCTCGACGAAAATCCAACACTTACTCTATTATTATCATGCTCTTTCTGTGGATTATCGTATGCATAAACGCTTATTTTGTCAATTCAGCGATACAATTCTTTATGCTCGCTTCACTTGTTGGTCTGATCATGGGAGGAATTCAATCATTGTCAAGAGCCACTTACTCCAAGTTAATCCCAAATGAAAACTCCAACAACACCTCTTATTTCAGCTTTTATGAAATTACCGAAAAGCTCTCCATTGTCGGCGGAACATTCAGCTTTGGCTTCATAGAAAGCTTAACAGGCAACATGAGGCATAGCACATTGCTATTAATGTTCTACTTTATCGTAGGCATCATATTGATGTTTAGGTTTAAGAGAAACGCGAGAGCTCACCAAGTTTAA
- a CDS encoding SDR family oxidoreductase, whose protein sequence is MRRKVALVTGCGKGIGRAIVEKLTEKYFVVGLSRTVVDLGLDYFKMIACDISDEQQVKKRIAEIIEDFGQVDVLVNNAGIGAFGVLEQIESDVFKQMMDVNVQGTFLMNKYVVPHMKAARVGHIVQIASDVSKRTFAEGSVYCASKYAQDAMTSSLRAEVREFNVKVSSIYPGLTDTHFAASTPGEEHKQGWLSPYDVADAVNYILSSPKHVVVDELMIHPMSQDY, encoded by the coding sequence ATGAGAAGGAAAGTGGCATTGGTTACAGGTTGTGGCAAAGGTATTGGGAGAGCGATTGTTGAAAAGTTGACTGAAAAGTATTTTGTGGTTGGTTTGTCCAGAACTGTTGTTGATCTTGGCTTGGATTATTTCAAAATGATCGCTTGCGACATCTCTGATGAACAACAAGTGAAAAAGCGTATAGCCGAAATTATTGAAGATTTTGGGCAAGTGGATGTTTTGGTGAATAATGCGGGCATTGGCGCTTTTGGTGTTTTGGAGCAAATTGAAAGCGATGTTTTCAAGCAAATGATGGATGTGAACGTTCAGGGAACTTTTCTTATGAACAAGTATGTGGTGCCTCACATGAAGGCTGCTAGGGTGGGGCATATAGTGCAGATAGCTTCTGATGTTTCAAAAAGAACGTTTGCGGAGGGGAGCGTCTATTGCGCCAGTAAATATGCTCAAGATGCAATGACTTCCAGTTTAAGAGCCGAGGTTCGTGAATTCAATGTTAAAGTTTCATCAATATACCCAGGTCTTACTGATACGCATTTTGCCGCATCAACTCCTGGAGAGGAACATAAGCAAGGCTGGTTGTCTCCCTATGATGTAGCTGACGCTGTAAATTATATTCTTTCCTCTCCAAAACACGTGGTCGTGGATGAGTTGATGATTCACCCGATGAGTCAAGACTATTGA
- a CDS encoding SusC/RagA family TonB-linked outer membrane protein encodes MSKNLLLSWIFVLLTVGSTWAQGRTVTGTVKETSGEPLPGVSVVVKGTTNGTITDLEGAFSISIDEPETAVLVFSFIGLTTQEVTVGNQTKFDVEMTSDVKQLDEVVVTALGVERDERSLGYSAQQLKSEDLTQVRETNIVNSLSGKVAGVQINSNSNMGGSSRILIRGASSITGNNQPLFVVDGVPLDNSNFGTSNQARGAGGYDYGNAAQDINPDDIASMTVLKGAAAAALYGSRASNGVIVITTKSGKGKKGIGVSVNSGVTFEKVNLLPSYQNEYGGGTSEEFAIDPESGLPVVNFYADQSWGPKLQGQQVVQWHNIYDYEQGLTSQLTTSPWVANPDNVKDFFQTGVTLTNNVAVQGGNDEANFRLSYTNKDITGIFPNSHMSRNTFNFAGSTKLNDKLTVNANGSYVSSRAKGRPGTGYDDGNVMQQFNQWGQRQWSNDLHKNYKNPDGSQRSWNRSSIDNPDLVYSNNPYWVRYENFQDDDRERFFGNVGMNYKITEEISVSAKAMTDFYTDSRRERLAVGSIRTDQAQGRGYYSEDVIRVKEDNYEFLTNYNKTFDNEISLNAFVGVNRRTKSYRRNYAETQDGLSVPGLYTLTNSVGSVIPIDDGYDKIVNSVFGSASVGWRNMVFVDATFRNDWSSTLPTEGGQNSFFYPSVTTSFVFSELGSLANSNLLSFGKLRFGWASVGNDTDPYRLAQTYPANPQGGFGGNPIYTTPNTMNNSELKPETTESFELGLDLRFLQDRIGLDATVYSSRSYDQIIPVQTSAASGFVYKYINAGLMTNKGVELMLSGTPIKSSGGFQWDVVVNWAMNRNKVVELEDNLETLRLGTAPFAVTIEAVEGESYATIYGTAYQRDENGNKIVGDDGLYLATEEKVALGSAMADWTGGITNSVSYKGFTLTAVIDGSFGGKIFSTTNMWGRYSGMFEETTANNIRETGIVAAGVKRDGSVNDINVDAKRYFQHDNGYNIAEADVYDASYIKLREVSLAYKIPNKLISKVGIQDMVFSVVGRNLALLYSEVPHIDPEYAVSSGNVQGLEGAATPMTASWGFNLNFKF; translated from the coding sequence ATGAGTAAAAATCTACTATTAAGTTGGATTTTTGTTCTTCTAACAGTTGGGTCTACATGGGCTCAGGGAAGAACAGTTACGGGAACGGTGAAGGAGACTTCCGGAGAGCCGTTGCCAGGAGTTAGTGTGGTTGTAAAAGGAACAACCAATGGTACTATCACAGACCTTGAGGGGGCGTTTTCAATTAGTATTGATGAACCGGAAACCGCAGTATTGGTTTTTTCATTCATCGGTTTGACAACGCAAGAAGTGACAGTTGGAAATCAGACGAAGTTCGATGTTGAAATGACGTCAGATGTGAAACAGTTGGATGAAGTTGTAGTAACAGCCCTTGGAGTTGAGAGAGATGAAAGGTCTCTTGGATATTCCGCTCAACAGCTTAAAAGTGAAGATCTGACACAGGTTAGAGAAACAAATATTGTCAATTCTTTGTCTGGTAAAGTTGCAGGTGTTCAGATTAACAGCAATAGTAATATGGGAGGGTCCTCAAGAATCTTGATAAGAGGGGCGAGTTCTATTACAGGTAATAACCAACCGTTATTTGTGGTTGATGGAGTGCCATTGGATAACTCTAATTTTGGAACTTCCAATCAGGCTAGAGGAGCTGGAGGGTATGATTATGGTAATGCTGCTCAAGATATAAACCCTGATGATATTGCCTCAATGACTGTACTTAAAGGTGCGGCAGCGGCTGCCTTATATGGATCTAGAGCTTCAAATGGTGTAATTGTTATTACTACAAAGTCAGGTAAAGGAAAGAAAGGAATTGGAGTTTCAGTGAATTCAGGTGTGACATTTGAAAAAGTAAACTTATTGCCAAGTTATCAAAATGAGTATGGAGGTGGTACTTCTGAAGAGTTTGCAATTGATCCTGAATCAGGTTTACCTGTTGTGAATTTTTACGCGGATCAATCTTGGGGACCTAAATTACAAGGTCAACAAGTAGTTCAATGGCATAATATATATGATTATGAACAAGGTTTGACAAGCCAACTTACTACTAGTCCTTGGGTTGCTAATCCAGATAATGTTAAAGATTTTTTTCAAACAGGTGTAACATTAACAAATAATGTAGCTGTTCAGGGAGGTAATGATGAAGCTAACTTTAGATTGTCTTATACTAATAAGGATATTACTGGAATATTTCCAAATAGCCATATGAGTAGAAATACTTTTAATTTTGCAGGTTCAACGAAGCTAAATGATAAATTGACAGTAAATGCCAATGGTAGTTATGTGTCAAGCAGAGCGAAAGGAAGACCAGGTACTGGTTATGATGATGGTAACGTAATGCAGCAGTTTAATCAGTGGGGACAAAGACAGTGGAGCAATGATTTGCATAAGAACTATAAAAACCCAGACGGTAGTCAAAGAAGTTGGAATAGAAGTAGTATTGATAACCCAGACCTAGTTTATTCAAATAACCCATATTGGGTTCGTTATGAAAATTTTCAAGATGATGATAGAGAGCGCTTTTTCGGTAATGTTGGAATGAATTATAAGATTACTGAAGAAATTTCTGTTTCAGCTAAAGCAATGACAGATTTTTATACAGATTCTAGAAGAGAGAGGTTAGCTGTTGGATCGATTCGAACAGATCAAGCACAAGGTAGAGGATATTACTCTGAAGATGTCATTAGAGTTAAAGAAGATAATTATGAGTTCTTAACTAATTACAATAAAACATTTGATAATGAGATTTCATTGAATGCATTTGTGGGTGTGAATAGAAGAACAAAGTCTTACAGAAGAAACTATGCTGAAACACAAGATGGTTTAAGTGTTCCTGGTTTATATACTTTAACAAATTCGGTTGGTTCTGTAATTCCGATAGATGATGGATATGATAAGATTGTGAATAGTGTATTTGGAAGTGCTTCCGTTGGTTGGAGAAATATGGTTTTCGTTGATGCAACTTTTAGAAACGATTGGTCTTCAACATTGCCAACTGAAGGGGGACAAAATTCATTCTTTTATCCATCTGTAACTACTTCATTTGTATTTAGTGAGTTAGGCTCTTTGGCAAATTCAAATTTGCTGTCATTTGGTAAATTGAGATTTGGTTGGGCAAGTGTTGGTAATGACACAGACCCTTATAGATTAGCTCAAACTTATCCTGCAAATCCTCAAGGTGGTTTTGGTGGAAACCCAATTTACACGACACCTAATACAATGAATAATTCTGAGCTGAAACCTGAAACTACTGAATCTTTCGAATTAGGTTTAGACTTAAGATTTCTACAAGATCGAATTGGATTGGATGCGACAGTTTATAGCTCAAGATCTTATGATCAAATTATACCAGTTCAAACATCTGCTGCTTCAGGATTCGTCTATAAGTATATCAATGCTGGTTTGATGACAAATAAAGGTGTTGAATTAATGTTGTCAGGGACTCCGATAAAATCATCTGGAGGCTTCCAATGGGATGTTGTTGTAAACTGGGCAATGAATAGAAATAAAGTAGTTGAGCTTGAAGATAATTTAGAAACTCTTAGGTTGGGAACAGCACCATTTGCTGTTACAATTGAAGCTGTAGAAGGAGAATCATATGCGACTATTTATGGAACAGCTTATCAAAGAGATGAAAATGGTAATAAGATAGTTGGCGATGATGGTTTGTATTTAGCTACTGAAGAAAAAGTTGCTTTAGGGTCTGCTATGGCTGACTGGACAGGTGGTATAACTAATAGCGTATCATATAAAGGGTTTACATTAACTGCTGTAATTGACGGTTCATTTGGAGGAAAGATCTTCTCAACAACTAATATGTGGGGTAGGTATTCTGGTATGTTTGAAGAAACGACTGCGAATAACATTAGAGAAACAGGGATTGTGGCTGCTGGTGTAAAGCGAGATGGTTCTGTTAATGATATTAATGTTGATGCAAAAAGATACTTTCAACATGATAATGGATATAATATTGCAGAAGCTGATGTTTATGATGCAAGCTATATCAAATTGAGAGAAGTTAGTTTGGCATATAAAATACCAAATAAGTTGATTTCTAAGGTTGGAATTCAGGATATGGTATTCTCTGTTGTAGGTAGGAATTTAGCATTGCTTTATAGTGAAGTGCCTCATATTGATCCTGAGTACGCAGTTTCTTCAGGTAATGTTCAAGGTTTGGAGGGTGCTGCTACACCGATGACAGCTTCTTGGGGATTTAACTTGAATTTTAAATTTTAA
- a CDS encoding WYL domain-containing protein, with amino-acid sequence MPANRNALVRYKTIDQCLKNRFRQWTLDDLVEACSEALYEYEGIDKGVSKRTVQLDIQMMRSDKLGYNAPIIVKDRKYYTYEDPNYSITNIPLTDQDLRKLSDAVDILKQFKGFTQVQELSGMIQKLEDSVQSKRDNQMPIIQFETNNELKGLEYLEPLYESVLHKRSIKLTYKSFKAREESTFDFHPQLLKEFRNRWFVLGFKNAKQNPMLLAFDRIINLDNSECDYIGNTRWDLVDYFKHAIGVSVEYEPKIERIELFVEKKHAPYVLTKPIHHSQKKVRDLPGGIVVSMYLQLNYELEKEILGFGEAIKVLRPARLQKSIQKRLMLANRHYQFNINGEVINEAFKRVQRKGYASIDEFYTIQEIQQIRTFVNCRVEWEKPVLLHIDRPESLAILFNDNLQRFIDVGLGNSTEIIAALFYQNALRDDHHQWQKHHQIPDRMEEEEIIWRDVTDEEYRKLHVLTIFFDHVDESTGAIHVKPRSHWDQEEEELDDKTVVCAMRPGGVHIQHAKTTFKYHLEDEEREFRAVRLYLI; translated from the coding sequence ATGCCGGCAAATAGAAACGCACTAGTGCGCTATAAGACTATTGATCAATGTTTGAAAAATCGCTTCAGGCAATGGACCTTGGATGACTTGGTGGAAGCTTGTTCGGAAGCATTGTACGAATATGAAGGAATAGACAAAGGAGTGAGCAAACGAACAGTACAGCTTGACATTCAGATGATGCGAAGTGACAAGCTGGGGTACAATGCTCCGATCATTGTCAAAGACAGAAAGTACTATACTTATGAGGATCCGAATTATTCGATTACAAATATTCCGCTGACAGATCAGGATTTGCGCAAGCTATCCGATGCGGTGGATATATTGAAGCAGTTCAAAGGGTTTACGCAAGTGCAAGAATTGTCGGGCATGATACAGAAGCTGGAAGATTCTGTTCAGTCCAAGCGAGATAATCAAATGCCGATTATTCAGTTTGAGACCAATAATGAATTGAAGGGCTTGGAGTATCTAGAACCCTTGTATGAATCTGTATTGCATAAAAGATCCATAAAGCTGACTTATAAATCATTCAAAGCCAGAGAGGAAAGCACTTTTGACTTTCATCCGCAGTTATTGAAAGAGTTCAGGAATCGTTGGTTTGTGCTTGGGTTCAAGAATGCAAAGCAAAACCCCATGCTGTTGGCATTTGACAGGATTATCAATTTGGATAATAGTGAATGTGATTATATAGGCAATACGCGTTGGGATTTGGTTGATTACTTCAAACACGCGATCGGAGTGAGTGTCGAATATGAGCCGAAGATTGAGCGTATAGAACTGTTTGTGGAAAAGAAACACGCTCCTTATGTATTGACCAAACCAATTCATCATTCGCAAAAGAAGGTTCGAGATCTTCCTGGAGGAATTGTAGTTTCAATGTATTTACAACTTAACTATGAATTAGAAAAAGAGATATTGGGTTTTGGAGAGGCGATAAAAGTCTTAAGGCCGGCGAGATTGCAGAAGAGCATCCAGAAGCGATTGATGCTTGCCAACAGGCACTACCAGTTTAATATTAATGGAGAAGTTATCAATGAAGCTTTCAAGCGTGTTCAGCGAAAAGGTTATGCCAGTATTGACGAGTTTTATACCATACAGGAAATCCAGCAAATTCGCACATTTGTCAACTGTCGGGTAGAATGGGAGAAGCCAGTGCTTTTGCATATTGACCGGCCAGAGTCGCTGGCGATTTTGTTCAATGATAATCTGCAACGATTTATAGATGTTGGTTTAGGGAATTCGACAGAGATTATTGCAGCCTTGTTCTATCAGAATGCTCTTAGAGACGATCATCACCAGTGGCAAAAGCATCATCAGATACCGGACCGTATGGAAGAGGAAGAGATTATCTGGAGAGATGTTACCGATGAAGAATACAGAAAGCTTCATGTATTGACGATTTTCTTTGATCATGTGGATGAAAGCACGGGAGCCATACATGTGAAGCCTAGAAGCCATTGGGATCAAGAGGAGGAAGAGTTAGATGACAAGACAGTGGTTTGCGCGATGCGTCCCGGCGGAGTGCATATACAGCATGCCAAGACGACGTTTAAATATCATCTGGAAGACGAAGAGAGGGAATTTAGAGCTGTTAGGTTGTATTTGATATGA
- a CDS encoding SusD/RagB family nutrient-binding outer membrane lipoprotein: protein MKRIYKKWSLVLFSALTLTACNDDFDALNTDPDRPEEVPSAYLLTSAQKGLMDGTLDEWNNGRFGMLWSQYWAQQEYTAESRFKLRDGSINNMWSEYYAGLDGSTVKLGGVMDLVKIMEQENAKPEEGRNENMIAAARILKVWMMQNITDIWGNVPYSEAFQAESGISNPVYDSQELIYADLLKELKESFAQLDPAGKLIDGDVVYSGDPSSWQKFANALRLRVAIRMADVDEATARAEIQDVLQSGVLFSGVSDEASFPYMDSQPNNNPLSQYLGGRSDFSLSETMVNEMLPKMDPRLPIYANPAVDSDQFVGRPYGQTDDEAAQMAKTSVSQPGPGWVGALPGVYISYSEQQFILAEAVLRGFIAGDALTYMKSGVRSSMEFWGVDVSEADVYVDAVSLNQSTWKNDLGYEKWVALYGQGQQGWIEWRRLDFGILILPVGGIHEGALSDDMIPVRVTYPTNEQTLNRINWTNAIQDQSSSNGWTGDRLDGKVWWDIN, encoded by the coding sequence ATGAAAAGAATATATAAAAAGTGGTCTTTGGTATTGTTTTCGGCTTTAACATTAACTGCCTGCAATGATGATTTTGATGCCTTGAATACAGACCCTGATAGACCAGAAGAAGTACCATCAGCATATTTGCTTACATCAGCTCAAAAAGGATTGATGGATGGAACATTAGATGAATGGAATAATGGTAGATTTGGTATGCTTTGGTCACAATATTGGGCACAACAAGAGTATACTGCAGAATCAAGGTTTAAGCTAAGGGATGGATCTATTAATAATATGTGGTCTGAATATTATGCAGGTCTTGATGGCTCTACTGTAAAACTTGGAGGTGTGATGGATCTTGTGAAAATAATGGAGCAAGAAAATGCAAAACCAGAAGAAGGTAGAAATGAGAATATGATAGCAGCTGCTCGTATCCTTAAGGTTTGGATGATGCAAAACATTACTGATATTTGGGGAAATGTACCATATTCTGAAGCTTTTCAAGCTGAAAGTGGAATAAGCAATCCTGTTTATGATTCTCAAGAATTAATTTATGCAGATCTTTTGAAGGAATTAAAAGAGTCTTTTGCTCAATTAGACCCTGCTGGAAAATTAATTGATGGAGATGTAGTATATTCTGGGGATCCAAGTAGTTGGCAAAAATTTGCTAATGCACTAAGGTTAAGAGTTGCAATTAGGATGGCTGATGTTGATGAAGCTACTGCAAGAGCTGAAATTCAAGATGTGTTACAGTCGGGTGTTTTATTTTCTGGTGTTTCAGATGAAGCTTCATTTCCTTATATGGATAGCCAGCCAAATAATAACCCATTAAGTCAGTATTTAGGGGGGCGTTCTGATTTTTCACTTTCAGAAACTATGGTAAATGAAATGTTGCCAAAAATGGATCCAAGGTTGCCAATATATGCAAACCCTGCTGTAGATTCAGATCAATTTGTAGGAAGACCTTATGGTCAAACCGATGATGAAGCTGCTCAGATGGCTAAAACTTCTGTTTCTCAACCTGGACCAGGTTGGGTTGGAGCATTGCCAGGAGTTTATATTTCATATTCGGAACAACAATTTATTTTGGCAGAAGCAGTTCTTAGAGGCTTCATTGCAGGAGATGCATTGACTTATATGAAAAGTGGTGTTAGGTCTTCTATGGAGTTTTGGGGTGTTGATGTAAGTGAAGCAGATGTTTATGTTGATGCTGTTTCTTTAAATCAATCAACTTGGAAGAATGATTTAGGTTATGAAAAGTGGGTTGCATTATATGGTCAAGGCCAGCAAGGATGGATAGAATGGAGGCGATTGGATTTTGGTATATTGATTTTGCCAGTAGGAGGCATTCATGAAGGAGCGCTATCTGATGATATGATCCCTGTTAGGGTTACTTACCCAACAAATGAACAGACCCTTAATAGAATAAATTGGACAAACGCTATTCAAGACCAAAGTTCTTCAAATGGGTGGACTGGTGATCGTTTAGATGGAAAAGTTTGGTGGGATATTAATTAA
- a CDS encoding slipin family protein, whose amino-acid sequence MKPIKINEGNIGMIFKSGDFNKLLKAGKHWISFNDSVEIHNMAKPFQSDIPLNVLLKHDDFKNAIEVIEVNDDQLVLRYEDGAFSEVLRAGKYAYWKGIANHSFQYCDLKEARVPAEISLNVLKTMALKLLTKEIEIQPFEKALLYIDGKLDSELKQGAHYFWSNSKNIQIQRIDTRTQTLEISGQEILTQDKVNLRINFSAQYQVYDIYLAREKTKEFETQLYQMFQLALREYVGTLPLDELLAKKESVSEFIINHLSAKTKEIGVRILDCGVRDLILPGEVKEIMNQVLIAQKKAQANIITRREETASTRSLLNTAKLMEDNPMLFKLKEMEYVEKISEKISEITLSNGGQIIDQLRGMFGTAK is encoded by the coding sequence ATGAAACCAATAAAAATCAATGAAGGAAACATAGGAATGATCTTCAAAAGTGGAGATTTCAATAAACTTTTGAAAGCAGGAAAGCACTGGATTAGCTTTAATGATTCAGTGGAAATCCATAATATGGCGAAGCCTTTCCAAAGCGACATTCCTCTAAATGTATTGCTAAAGCATGACGATTTCAAAAACGCTATAGAAGTAATTGAAGTCAATGACGACCAACTTGTTCTTCGATATGAAGACGGTGCCTTCAGCGAAGTATTGAGAGCTGGAAAATACGCATATTGGAAAGGTATTGCCAACCATTCATTTCAATATTGTGATTTGAAAGAAGCTAGAGTTCCAGCCGAGATCAGCTTGAACGTATTAAAAACCATGGCATTAAAGCTTTTGACTAAAGAAATTGAAATTCAACCCTTTGAAAAGGCATTGCTTTACATTGATGGAAAATTGGATTCAGAATTAAAACAAGGAGCTCATTATTTTTGGTCTAACAGCAAAAATATTCAAATCCAACGCATAGATACCAGAACTCAAACATTGGAGATTTCAGGACAAGAGATTTTGACACAAGACAAGGTAAATCTGAGGATTAACTTTTCGGCGCAATATCAAGTATATGATATTTATCTTGCGAGAGAAAAGACCAAGGAATTTGAAACTCAATTATATCAAATGTTTCAGCTTGCTCTGAGAGAATATGTCGGTACCTTGCCTTTGGACGAACTATTGGCAAAAAAAGAATCGGTCTCTGAATTTATCATCAACCATCTTTCTGCGAAGACCAAAGAAATCGGCGTAAGAATTCTTGATTGCGGAGTAAGAGATCTGATATTGCCGGGAGAAGTAAAGGAAATAATGAATCAGGTGTTGATCGCTCAGAAAAAAGCTCAAGCGAATATCATCACCCGAAGAGAAGAAACAGCATCCACTAGAAGCTTGCTCAACACCGCCAAGCTAATGGAAGACAACCCGATGCTATTCAAGCTCAAAGAAATGGAATACGTGGAAAAAATCTCTGAGAAAATCAGCGAAATTACACTATCCAACGGAGGCCAGATCATCGACCAGCTTAGAGGAATGTTTGGCACTGCAAAGTAA